A portion of the Thunnus albacares chromosome 5, fThuAlb1.1, whole genome shotgun sequence genome contains these proteins:
- the LOC122981809 gene encoding galactose-specific lectin nattectin-like produces the protein MASGFLLVFCLCITMTNALFFPILWHIKHHKPAVHVRVPQCPHGWTKHGSRCFIIQNSHATMAEAECACIGLGGNLASIHRRSELSFIRTLIFKRCHVYQSVWIGIFDAIQGGKWLWTDGSKVDYSCWGHAGPHIVGGEHCTVINSNGFSWDHLPCHNRKPFVCARKL, from the exons ATGGCGTCCGGTTTTCTCTTGGTTTTCTGCCTCTGTATCACCATGACCAACGCACTGTTCTTTCCAATATTA TGGCACATAAAACACCACAAACCAG CGGTTCACGTGAGGGTTCCACAATGTCCTCATGGTTGGACAAAGCATGGCTCTCGCTGTTTCATCATTCAAAACAGCCACGCGACCATGGCTGAAGCAGAG TGCGCCTGCATTGGTCTTGGTGGGAACCTGGCATCAATCCACCGACGCTCAGAACTCTCTTTCATCAGGACACTGATTTTCAAAAGGTGTCACGTTTATCAAAGTGTCTGGATCGGGATCTTTGATGCAATTCAG GGGGGGAAGTGGCTGTGGACTGATGGTTCCAAGGTTGACTACAGCTGTTGGGGTCATGCAGGGCCACACATTGTAGGCGGAGAACACTGCACAGTGATCAACTCGAATG GATTCTCTTGGGATCATCTCCCATGTCACAATCGGAAACCTTTTGTTTGTGCCAGAAAACTGTGA
- the LOC122981811 gene encoding galactose-specific lectin nattectin-like — translation MASGLNFIVLLCLILGLWIEANAQCGKAPGFCETCPPGWTQFDQRCYIFYNSEKDWADAERFCTSLDGNLASIRSENEYKFLREMVYRATNSHKRTWVGGYDAVKEGLWLWSDGSKFNFTGWAKGEPNNHGDEGCMEINLRGEDFVNDARCKVKNSFICARNP, via the exons ATGGCATCAGGTCTTAACTTCATTGTGCTCCTCTGTTTGATCCTCGGACTGTGGATTGAAGCAAAC GCACAATGTGGAAAAGCACCAG GTTTCTGTGAGACCTGCCCTCCTGGTTGGACTCAGTTTGACCAACGCTGTTACATATTCTACAACAGTGAAAAGGACTGGGCTGATGCAGAG CGTTTCTGCACTTCTCTTGATGGAAATCTGGCTTCCATCCGTTCCGAAAACGAGTACAAGTTCCTCAGAGAGATGGTTTACAGAGCGACTAACTCACATAAAAGAACTTGGGTTGGAGGCTATGATGCAGTAAAG GAGGGTCTGTGGCTGTGGAGTGATGGTTCAAAGTTTAACTTCACCGGCTGGGCTAAGGGGGAGCCTAACAATCATGGAGACGAAGGCTGCATGGAGATCAACTTGCGAG GTGAAGATTTTGTCAATGATGCAAGGTGTAAAGTGAAGAACTCTTTCATTTGTGCCAGAAACCCATGA
- the LOC122981812 gene encoding galactose-specific lectin nattectin-like, whose product MALRFHLVCWISGLIVVTRSASTDFNVPVPGCPPDWTRLGSRCFIFRNTAKVFGDAESVCISLGGNLASIHSAEEKSFIRELINKGSGSYLRSWIGAHDGVKEGMWMWTDGSRFDYQDWHSGEPNNRRVENCAEINWQGEKWNDIACGHHRSFVCAKDL is encoded by the exons ATGGCTTTACGTTTTCACTTGGTCTGTTGGATCAGTGGGCTGATTGTAGTGACT AGGTCGGCCTCAACTGACTTCAACGTGCCAG TGCCCGGCTGTCCCCCTGATTGGACTCGGTTGGGCTCTCGCTGTTTCATCTTCCGAAACACTGCCAAGGTTTTCGGTGATGCAGAG AGCGTCTGCATCTCTCTTGGTGGGAATCTGGCTTCGATCCACAGTGCTGAGGAAAAGAGTTTTATTAGAGAGCTGATTAACAAAGGGTCTGGCTCATATTTACGTAGCTGGATAGGAGCCCATGATGGAGTAAAG GAGGGAATGTGGATGTGGACTGATGGCTCAAGGTTTGACTACCAAGACTGGCATTCAGGGGAGCCTAACAATCGCCGCGTAGAAAACTGTGCAGAAATAAATTGGCAAG GAGAAAAATGGAATGACATTGCATGCGGCCATCACAGATCGTTTGTTTGTGCAAAAGACTTGTGA